ATAGGGCGCACAATCGTGCTTTCCAGCCCCTCGGAACAGGCTCCGGCGTCCAGAATCATTTCAATACTGCCCCCCAATTCCTTCTGCACGGCAGAAGCGGAAGTAGGGCTGATATGGCCGAAGCGGTTGGCGCTGGGCGCAGCTATAGGACGCCCCAGCGCTTTCGCCACCCCCCGCATGGCAGGATGAGCGCTTACGCGAACGGCCACCGTAGGAAGGCCGCTGGTTACAATATCCGGAATAATATCCGCCTTTGGCAACACCAGGGTCAGCGGCCCCGGCCAGAATCTGGAAGCAAGCGTATGCACCAGATCTTTCAGCCCCTCCGGAACGGCGGTATATTTTTCCACCTCACTCCCATGATGCACATGAATAATCAACGGATCAAAAGAAGGCCTTCCCTTGGCTTCAAAAATCCTTGCCACCGCTTCCGGGTTCAAGGCATCCGCTCCCAGGCCGTATACAGTCTCCGTGGGAATCCCCACCAGCGCTCCCGCACCCAGAGCTTCCGCCGCACGGGCATACAGTTTGCGGTTGTCTGACAGGGGATCTACCTCGAACAATTCGGTTTGCATGGCTCTATCCTTGCCTGAAGAAGCTCCTGCGTCAAGCAAGACCTCCTTTCCCGGAAGGGAGAAAACAGACAAATGAATAAGAGCACGCCCCGCGGCACCATCCTTCTCCTCTCTTTTTCCAACTGCCTTTCCTCCGCACTACCTTTACGGACTTCCCTCGAATGAAAGCTGGCGTGAGAAAAGGCCATTCCGCTAAAAAGTTGTTTTCTCACGCCTCCGGATTGAGTACAATCGAGCCGTGAATGGGGCCGCGTCAACATCCTTGCCAAACATCATCCTGATCGGGCTGATGGGATGCGGCAAAACAACCATAGGAAAGGAACTGCACCGGGAAACGCACCTTGGTTTTACGGATACGGACCAGTTAATCGAACGCCAGACGGGGATGCACATTCCGCAGATTTTCAAAATCCATGGGGAATCACATTTTCGGGACCTGGAAACCGGAATCCTGCGGCAGCTTCAAACGTCCGCCGTACAAAGCCGCATTATTTCCACGGGAGGCGGCATCATTATCAGACCGGAAAACCGGCTGCTACTGAAAAAACTGGGCTTCGTCGTCTGGCTTCATACAGACGTGAATATCCTGTACCAGCGTATTTCCAGATGCACCAACCGCCCCCTGCTCCAACACCCCAATCCCAAAGCCGTGCTGAAACATCTCATGAATGAACGGCATGATTTTTACCGGGAAACGGCGCACTTGACCATTGATACGGCCAATCTCCACATTCATGAAATCGCATTCGGCATTCTGGAATCCGCCAGAGTATTCCGGTCCCGACGGCAATAATGCCGCACCGTTTTTCTGTGGGCGGGAACCTTTCTCTTCCTGATCCGCCTTAACGCAAGAACTTCCAGGGAAACCCTTTTTCCCGCTCCATGCGCAAGAAACAACAAAAGGCGATCCCCGTCAAAGGAACGCCTTCAGGAAAATGATAATGTACCGGAAAAGGCTTAAGCCTTACGGGCTTTACGGATCATTGAATTCACCGTTTCAGAGGGCTGCGCTCCGTTAGCAAGCCATTTGTC
This region of Akkermansia muciniphila genomic DNA includes:
- a CDS encoding L-threonylcarbamoyladenylate synthase codes for the protein MQTELFEVDPLSDNRKLYARAAEALGAGALVGIPTETVYGLGADALNPEAVARIFEAKGRPSFDPLIIHVHHGSEVEKYTAVPEGLKDLVHTLASRFWPGPLTLVLPKADIIPDIVTSGLPTVAVRVSAHPAMRGVAKALGRPIAAPSANRFGHISPTSASAVQKELGGSIEMILDAGACSEGLESTIVRPMLDEKGKPFLELLREGPVPREQFRNLVKVVRRKPSCRPVSETSPADAPGQLTSHYAPRKPMLLLEPGRDFAPAEGVRYGLLSYEGTSDLAREGNWAEVVAMSPGSGRLAEAAVRLFALMRQMDENEAIDVIVAESVPESGLGRAIMDRLRRASAVRE
- a CDS encoding shikimate kinase, yielding MPNIILIGLMGCGKTTIGKELHRETHLGFTDTDQLIERQTGMHIPQIFKIHGESHFRDLETGILRQLQTSAVQSRIISTGGGIIIRPENRLLLKKLGFVVWLHTDVNILYQRISRCTNRPLLQHPNPKAVLKHLMNERHDFYRETAHLTIDTANLHIHEIAFGILESARVFRSRRQ